In the bacterium genome, one interval contains:
- the ilvD gene encoding dihydroxy-acid dehydratase, protein MADRPLKHRSSQLTGTPGGADWARRTAARAMLRAVDFQDGDFSKPIVTIACPFTNATPCNDHIRKLGDILFREIVAAGGKPFLFGTPVISDGETMGMEGMKYSLMSRDLIADCIETMHEGYTADGIVTLSGCDKSIPGAVMPILRNNGIGLTLYGGTILPGRYREEDLTIVSAFEAIGAHAAGRMGDEDLRQVECHACPGAGSCGGMYTANTMASVIEAMGLSVPGSASHAAVDRRNRISRAKRKDCADSVKALFLLLRRGIRARDIATREAFENGIAVMMALGGSTNGVLHILALAREARVPLELDDFEEIGRNLPLLGNFKPFGKYVMTDLDRIGGIPVVMRTLLDDGLLHGDCLTVTGKTVAENLANAPPLPGGQDVLAPPDRPLAPPGRHISILRGNLSPEGAVLKLSGKELSRHSGPARVFDREEDALAAILGGKIRKGDVIVIRYEGPKGGPGMREMLSPSAALMGAGLGRDVALVTDGRFSGGTHGIMVGHVAPEAQAGGVIAIVHEGDRITINPGEKSISLDVSEAEIAGRLSGWSPPEPRYARGVLGKYVRLVGSASKGAVTN, encoded by the coding sequence ATGGCGGATCGCCCGTTGAAGCATCGCAGCAGCCAGCTCACCGGCACGCCGGGAGGGGCGGATTGGGCGCGCAGGACCGCCGCCAGGGCCATGCTTCGTGCCGTGGATTTCCAGGACGGCGATTTCTCCAAGCCGATCGTCACCATCGCCTGCCCCTTCACGAACGCGACTCCCTGCAACGATCACATCCGGAAACTCGGCGACATCCTTTTCCGGGAGATCGTCGCGGCCGGCGGCAAGCCGTTCCTGTTCGGGACGCCCGTCATCAGCGACGGGGAGACGATGGGAATGGAAGGGATGAAGTACTCCCTGATGTCGCGGGACCTCATCGCGGACTGCATCGAGACCATGCACGAGGGGTACACGGCGGACGGAATCGTCACGCTGAGCGGATGCGACAAGAGCATTCCGGGGGCGGTCATGCCCATCCTGCGGAACAACGGTATCGGGTTGACGCTTTACGGGGGCACCATTCTGCCGGGCAGGTACAGGGAGGAGGACCTCACGATCGTGAGCGCATTCGAGGCGATCGGCGCCCACGCGGCGGGAAGGATGGGGGACGAAGACCTGCGCCAGGTGGAGTGTCACGCCTGCCCGGGGGCGGGCTCGTGCGGGGGGATGTACACGGCCAACACGATGGCGTCGGTGATCGAGGCGATGGGGTTGAGCGTGCCGGGTTCCGCCTCCCACGCGGCGGTCGACCGGAGGAACCGGATATCGAGGGCAAAGCGGAAGGACTGCGCCGATTCCGTCAAGGCGCTGTTCCTGCTTCTCCGCCGCGGGATCCGAGCGCGCGACATCGCTACCCGCGAGGCCTTCGAGAACGGCATCGCCGTGATGATGGCCCTCGGGGGGTCGACGAACGGCGTGCTGCACATTCTTGCGCTGGCCCGGGAGGCGCGGGTTCCCCTGGAGCTGGACGACTTCGAGGAGATCGGGCGAAACCTCCCCCTGTTGGGGAACTTCAAGCCTTTCGGGAAATACGTCATGACGGACCTGGACAGGATCGGCGGCATCCCGGTCGTGATGAGAACGCTCCTCGACGACGGGCTTCTCCACGGGGATTGCCTGACCGTCACGGGAAAAACGGTGGCGGAGAACCTGGCGAACGCCCCGCCCCTCCCCGGCGGTCAGGACGTCCTGGCGCCGCCGGACCGCCCTCTCGCGCCGCCGGGCCGGCACATCTCGATACTACGCGGGAACCTTTCTCCGGAAGGGGCGGTCCTGAAGCTGAGCGGGAAGGAGTTGAGCCGCCACTCCGGTCCGGCGAGGGTCTTCGATCGGGAAGAGGACGCGCTCGCCGCGATCCTGGGAGGAAAGATCCGGAAGGGCGACGTGATCGTGATCCGGTACGAGGGTCCCAAAGGCGGCCCGGGGATGCGCGAGATGCTTTCCCCTTCGGCGGCGCTGATGGGCGCGGGGCTGGGAAGGGACGTCGCGCTGGTCACCGACGGGAGGTTTTCGGGTGGCACGCACGGGATCATGGTCGGGCACGTCGCCCCCGAGGCCCAGGCGGGAGGGGTGATCGCCATCGTCCATGAAGGCGACCGGATCACCATCAACCCCGGGGAGAAGTCGATCTCCCTCGACGTGAGCGAAGCGGAAATCGCGGGACGTCTTTCGGGGTGGAGCCCCCCGGAGCCCAGGTACGCGCGCGGGGTTCTCGGGAAATACGTCAGGCTCGTCGGCAGCGCGTCGAAGGGAGCGGTCACCAATTGA